In Quercus robur chromosome 10, dhQueRobu3.1, whole genome shotgun sequence, a genomic segment contains:
- the LOC126701823 gene encoding putative disease resistance protein RGA3 yields the protein MGRQRDPFWDHAENVNGRFKCNHCKQDFPGGASRIKAHLAGVPGHDIKACNAVPQDVQEKAQATQKKREAQVTHGNNKKPKSVPTSGSKSKTKMIKIVTQGEEEYWAEIILNDVVDRLRANVSSLAIEHINFELSFKVELINLLETLFKIKFVLADAQKRQSSDESMRIWLTNLRDVAYDADNVLDKFSYESFLQKAQIQNQMMDQVCNFSPCNLDKVKTIKQLLDEIVNDVADFGLRMELVNSIPKISLDMNIDSLLNDSEVVGREYDIKKIVNILSSSNQQVIFVLPIVGMAGLGKTTLAKLVYNNEQIKKHFDVLAWVNVGKKFDVEGILREILNSLRQDLSDLEFDDLEYDEVRQICAKILVAKKYLLILDDVQNEDPKKWDTLKGYLLELNSNMGNSIVVTTRNENVGQIMKIHPPHHLEKLSKDDCWSIMKKRTFIDRRIPLTLDLEVIGMEIAKRCGGVPLVARVLGGTMCFQFDKNKWLEIQNNKIWDFLDEDNSDIFPVLKLCFDHLPTPSLKRCFAYCAIFPKDYDLKKDEVIQYWMAEGFLELAKEANIMMEDIGSMYFNILLATSFFQNARKDAYGNIISCKMHDLVHDFALSISKFETLILEGDSVDDGSSMQHLFARLDGKTTLGSSFSGVDFTKLRTLISENFNFDIMLSNFKCLRVLKLFGDSIMELPDSIDQLIHLRLLHISSSLIGELPKSITKLYNLQTLRIKGCVEELPEDLSNLINLRHIHINHINHIWDHFIRTPNNMGRLTCLQTLQSFWVGADEGYRIKELGCLKNLRGEINIQSLENVEDEEEAKSAKLKEKEIFNLGLFWSLLRRELGWYDKDEKVLEGLQPHPNLKSLTIKRYLGKKFPSWVGLSSLYHNLIEINLRYCMECEEVPTLGQLPCLRVLEIIGMGKVRCIGSEFYFYSDGSYRNTTTLFPALRILKLEGMKALEEWKDAKELTTADEVLFVFPCLEELTLIECEKLTDLPDSLHVSRQKLVVQCCPMLRSLPGVWSLQKLVVQDCRKIRSLPGVPSIIRGGNEDPPNGLQRVEYLENGDCHLPSSSSIHASLQKLKLTWCDYLLDQIQYFVALKILWIEGFMEMVALPEWLGNLSSLQRLYIVNCWTLLYLPAEEAMRRLTQLKKLIIYNCPKFEDNERIKISHVPWVKINAYPEPLPRCKDFED from the exons ATGGGTAGACAGAGAGATCCATTTTGGGATCATGCTGAGAATGTAAATGGCCGTTTCAAATGTAATCATTGTAAACAAGATTTTCCTGGAGGTGCATCAAGGATTAAAGCACACTTGGCCGGAGTTCCAGGTCATGACATTAAGGCATGTAATGCCGTGCCTCAAGATGTTCAAGAAAAAGCTCAAgcaactcaaaaaaaaagagaagctcAAGTAACTCACGGGAACAACAAAAAACCTAAAAGTGTACCAACCTCAGGTTCAAAATCAAAAACGAAGATGATTAAAATTGTCACACAG GGTGAGGAAGAATATTGGGCTGAAATTATCCTCAATGATGTTGTGGACAGACTAAGAGCCAATGTGTCTTCACTTGCCATTGAGCATATCAATTTTGAGTTGAGTTTCAAGGTGGAGTTGATAAATCTTCTTGAAACATTATTCAAGATTAAATTTGTGTTAGCTGATGCTCAAAAGAGGCAATCAAGTGATGAGTCTATGAGGATATGGTTAACAAATCTTAGAGATGTAGCTTATGATGCTGATAATGTGCTAGACAAATTTAGCTATGAGAGTTTTTTGCAAAAGGCACAGATTCAAAATCAAATGATGGATCAGGTATGTAACTTTTCACCATGcaatcttgataaagttaagaccATCAAACAATTGTTGGATGAAATTGTGAATGATGTAGCTGACTTTGGCCTTAGAATGGAGTTGGTGAATTCAATCCCCAAAATTAGCTTGGACATGAATATAGACTCCCTCCTCAATGATTCAGAAGTTGTAGGAAGAGAATACGAtatcaaaaaaatagtaaacaTACTCAGTTCAAGCAATCAACAGGTTATCTTTGTTCTCCCTATAGTGGGTATGGCAGGTCTTGGAAAGACAACTTTAGCAAAACTTGTGTATAACAATGAACAGATAAAGAAACATTTTGATGTACTAGCATGGGTAAATGTTGGTAAAAAATTTGATGTTGAAGGGATTTTAAGAGAGATTCTTAATTCTCTTAGACAAGACTTGAGTGATTTAGAATTTGATGATTTAGAATATGATGAAGTACGTCAAATATGTGCAAAAATTTTGGTGGCGAAAAAATATCTTCTCATACTTGATGATGTGCAGAATGAAGATCCTAAGAAATGGGATACTTTAAAGGGTTACTTATTAGAACTTAATTCCAATATGGGAAATAGTATTGTTGTTACAACCCGTAATGAGAATGTGGGGCAAATCATGAAGATACATCCCCCACATCACTTAGAGAAGTTATCAAAAGATGATTGTTGgagtataatgaaaaaaagaacattTATAGATAGAAGAATTCCATTAACTTTAGATTTGGAGGTTATTGGCATGGAAATTGCTAAAAGATGTGGAGGGGTTCCATTGGTTGCTAGAGTTTTAGGGGGAACAATGTGCTTTCAATTTGATAAAAACAAATGGCTAGagattcaaaataataaaatttgggattttttggATGAAGATAACAGTGACATCTTTCCTGTGCTTAAGTTATGCTTTGATCATCTTCCAACACCATCTTTAAAACGATGTTTTGCATATTGTGCAATATTTCCCAAAGATTATGACTTGAAAAAGGATGAAGTAATTCAGTATTGGATGGCTGAAGGGTTCCTTGAACTCGCTAAAGAAGCAAATATAATGATGGAAGATATTGGTAGCATgtatttcaatattttgttgGCCACTTCCTTTTTCCAAAATGCTAGAAAGGATGCATACGGTAATATTATTAGCTGCAAAATGCATGATTTGGTGCATGACTTTGCActctcaatttcaaaatttgaaactctAATCTTGGAGGGAGATTCAGTGGACGATGGTAGTAGCATGCAACATTTATTTGCCCGACTTGATGGCAAAACAACACTGGGAAGTTCATTTAGTGGAGTTGATTTTACAAAATTGCGCACATTAATTTCAGAAAATTTCAACTTTGACATCatgttatcaaattttaaatgctTACGCGTTTTAAAATTATTCGGCGATAGTATAATGGAGTTGCCAGATTCAATTGACCAATTAATACATTTGAGGCTTCTTCACATTTCAAGCTCCTTAATTGGAGAATTACCAAAATCCATCACCAAACTATACAATTTGCAAACTTTAAGAATTAAAGGCTGTGTAGAAGAGCTTCCGGAAGACCTAAGCAATTTGATTAACTTAAGACATATTCATATTAATCATATCAATCATATTTGGGATCATTTTATACGAACACCTAACAATATGGGGCGGTTGACTTGCCTTCAAACATTGCAATCTTTTTGGGTGGGTGCAGATGAAGGTTATCGAATTAAAGAATTGGGATGTTTGAAGAATCTCAGAGGAGAAATAAACATACAGAGTCTAGAGAATGTGGAAGATGAGGAAGAAGCCAAAAgtgcaaaattaaaagaaaaggaaatattcAACTTGGGATTATTTTGGAGTCTTCTTCGTAGAGAATTGGGCTGGTATGATAAAGATGAAAAGGTGTTGGAAGGCCTCCAGCCTCACCCAAATTTGAAAAGCTTAACAATCAAAAGGTATCTTGGAAAGAAATTCCCATCATGGGTTGGTTTGTCTTCGCTATATCACAATTTGATTGAGATCAATTTGAGATATTGTATGGAATGTGAAGAAGTTCCCACTCTGGGGCAATTACCCTGTCTTAGGGTTCTTGAAATAATAGGAATGGGGAAGGTAAGATGTATAGGAAGTGAGTTTTACTTTTACAGTGATGGAAGTTACAGAAATACTACTACATTATTTCCGGCATTGAGAATACTCAAATTGGAGGGGATGAAAGCCCTAGAAGAGTGGAAGGATGCAAAGGAGTTGACAACCGCAGATGAGGTGTTGTTTGTGTTTCCTTGTCTTGAGGAGTTGACCTTAATTGAATGTGAGAAACTGACAGATTTGCCAGACTCACTGCATGTTTCCCGTCAGAAGTTAGTAGTACAGTGTTGTCCTATGCTGAGGTCATTGCCAGGTGTCTGGTCCCTTCAGAAGTTGGTAGTACAGGATTGTCGTAAGATAAGGTCATTGCCAGGTGTCCCGTCCATAATAAGGGGTGGTAATGAAGACCCACCCAATGGGTTACAGCGTGTTGAATATTTGGAGAATGGGGATTGTCATCTgccttcttcttcctccattCACGCCTCCCTCCAAAAGCTAAAGCTAACATGGTGTGACTATCTCCTGGACCAAATTCAATACTTCGTTGCCCTTAAAATTCTGTGGATAGAGGGATTTATGGAGATGGTAGCTTTGCCAGAGTGGTTGGGCAATCTTTCCTCTCTTCAACGGCTGTATATTGTGAATTGCTGGACACTGCTGTATCTACCCGCGGAGGAAGCCATGCGACGCCTCACCCAATTGAAAAAGCTGATCATTTATAATTGCCCCAAATTTGAAGACAATGAGCGGATCAAGATTAGCCACGTTCCATGGGTTAAAATCAATGCTTATCC GGAGCCCCTGCCACGTTGCAAAGATTTTGAAGACTAA